The following proteins are encoded in a genomic region of Nymphalis io chromosome 16, ilAglIoxx1.1, whole genome shotgun sequence:
- the LOC126774584 gene encoding cuticle protein 18.7-like: protein MFKLVVLLSVAALAAAKPSPYVPVTYTAVPAVSSVSQYSSNVVHGSPVVPAVYSAAYSPYVTGVVPVATLSQAPNSPAVVLDAVNGVPLDTPEVVASRIAHYQAKALSGVHHLAKRSVVPVTYSSVVGPVTSAAPGFHSVVSPVAYSSPFVTAYTAPYTATYAYSAVAPKALSVHPW from the coding sequence ATGTTCAAGTTGGTGGTTCTTTTGTCCGTGGCTGCTTTGGCTGCTGCCAAGCCCAGTCCTTACGTACCCGTAACGTACACCGCGGTGCCAGCTGTTAGTTCTGTGTCGCAGTACAGTAGCAACGTAGTCCACGGATCACCCGTCGTGCCTGCTGTGTACAGCGCTGCATACTCACCATACGTAACTGGCGTCGTACCTGTCGCTACTCTTTCGCAAGCACCTAACTCTCCCGCTGTCGTACTCGATGCTGTTAACGGAGTACCTTTGGACACCCCTGAAGTAGTTGCCAGCCGCATCGCCCACTACCAGGCCAAGGCACTCTCCGGTGTGCACCATCTCGCCAAGCGTTCGGTCGTGCCAGTGACCTACAGCTCCGTTGTTGGCCCCGTAACGTCTGCTGCTCCTGGTTTCCACAGCGTTGTATCTCCGGTAGCCTACTCATCACCCTTTGTGACTGCCTACACTGCTCCCTACACAGCCACCTACGCCTACTCCGCTGTAGCGCCTAAAGCTCTTTCCGTGCACCCCTGGTAA
- the LOC126774566 gene encoding cuticle protein 21-like has translation MNSLVVLLSLMALAAAKPSELKSGIVNYAAPAVVVAPAAVSHQSRVDIKSSPAIVATESVAPLTRAVIAEPAIVGAPAFAAPIAYASPAVYAAPATFAAPAAYAAPLAIGTPAAVSSQSRVDIKSSPAIIDTFAAAPVFNSIGSIPVAYSAPIATTYTSSIYSPAIAPTVPILKSADIESLPSVDAAALPVAPTETPEVAAARAAHLEAKALEEHKIQKRSPGYLAGAQAVSAYSTAPVISGYAGHFVYPATLTRTGAPIALSAPVLTSAYGIHSY, from the coding sequence ATGAATTCGCTGGTGGTGTTGCTTTCTTTGATGGCGCTAGCCGCCGCCAAGCCTAGTGAACTCAAATCTGGTATAGTGAACTACGCTGCTCCCGCCGTAGTGGTGGCTCCAGCAGCGGTTTCACACCAGTCTCGGGTTGATATCAAATCATCACCAGCTATAGTTGCTACTGAATCAGTAGCACCATTAACTCGTGCCGTTATCGCTGAACCTGCAATTGTTGGAGCTCCTGCATTCGCAGCACCGATTGCCTACGCTTCACCTGCTGTATATGCTGCACCAGCCACGTTCGCAGCACCTGCTGCGTATGCTGCTCCATTGGCTATTGGCACCCCCGCTGCTGTATCATCTCAGTCCCGTGTCGATATCAAATCGTCTCCAGCTATTATCGACACTTTTGCCGCTGCACCTGTTTTCAACTCAATTGGCAGCATTCCAGTCGCATACAGCGCGCCTATTGCTACTACCTACACTTCATCGATCTACTCACCAGCTATCGCTCCCACCGTGCCAATTTTAAAATCTGCTGACATCGAGTCTTTGCCATCTGTTGATGCCGCTGCGTTACCCGTAGCTCCTACTGAAACACCTGAAGTAGCCGCTGCTCGCGCAGCTCACCTTGAAGCCAAGGCTCTTGAGGAGCATAAAATCCAGAAACGTTCTCCTGGATACTTAGCCGGGGCGCAAGCAGTATCCGCATACTCAACCGCCCCAGTCATATCCGGCTACGCGGGCCACTTCGTGTACCCAGCAACTTTAACTCGTACAGGAGCACCTATTGCTCTATCAGCACCAGTCCTCACTAGCGCTTATGGAATCCATTCTTACTAA
- the LOC126774594 gene encoding larval/pupal cuticle protein H1C-like, with the protein MYKLVAFAALLAVVVASPGLVAPIASPWGHGLVGGHAVVSAPIISAPIVKQAVPVATSYANTVRIASPAVVAAHAPIVAAHAPVLAAPLGHGLAHGW; encoded by the exons ATGTATAAGCTG gTCGCATTCGCCGCCCTTCTGGCTGTTGTAGTCGCTAGCCCCGGCTTAGTTGCACCCATTGCATCTCCTTGGGGACATGGTCTCGTTGGTGGCCATGCTGTGGTCAGCGCCCCCATCATTAGCGCCCCCATCGTCAAACAAGCCGTCCCCGTAGCCACCTCATACGCTAACACAGTCAgg ATCGCGAGCCCTGCTGTTGTAGCTGCGCATGCACCGATTGTTGCCGCCCATGCTCCCGTTTTAGCCGCTCCTCTCGGTCATGGCTTAGCCCATGGCTGGTAA
- the LOC126774573 gene encoding cuticle protein 38-like, protein MFKLVVLCAFLAAAVGEPSVVFSPLAYSRSYISPATTTITNQASSVIHPSPAFYSAPWAYSAPVAHLIKKRSPGFIRYNAPSSYIAPTSFLTSYAAAPLATTYSYTAAAPFTTTYSAPIYSPVAHLIKKRSAGLILPTSYIAPTYAAATPLVASTYIAHRPILSTPFVSATPITYSHLIKKRSVLLDFPSYSAPASFSHQSRVDIKSSPAITYSYSSPALYSSPAVYASPAVYSSPALISHI, encoded by the coding sequence ATGTTCAAATTGGTGGTGTTGTGTGCTTTCCTCGCCGCGGCGGTGGGAGAACCCAGTGTGGTATTTTCACCTTTGGCGTACTCCAGAAGCTACATATCACCGGCTACTACGACTATCACCAACCAGGCCAGCAGTGTCATCCATCCTTCACCAGCATTTTATTCCGCACCTTGGGCCTACAGCGCACCTGTAGCCCATCTCATCAAAAAGCGGTCTCCTGGATTCATCAGATATAATGCACCGTCAAGCTATATTGCACCGACTTCGTTTTTGACTTCATACGCAGCAGCTCCCTTGGCTACCACGTACTCATACACTGCGGCCGCTCCTTTCACAACAACTTACTCTGCGCCAATCTACAGTCCCGTCGCTCATTTGATTAAAAAGCGGTCTGCTGGTCTGATATTGCCTACTTCATATATTGCTCCTACATACGCTGCAGCAACTCCTTTGGTGGCTTCAACATATATCGCTCATAGACCTATCTTGTCGACACCGTTTGTGTCTGCTACTCCGATAACTTACTCACATTTGATAAAGAAACGATCAGTTCTTCTGGACTTCCCATCATACTCTGCACCTGCCTCCTTCTCGCATCAATCAAGAGTTGATATCAAAAGTTCACCTGCTATTACTTATTCGTACTCAAGCCCTGCTTTATACTCCAGCCCTGCTGTCTACGCGAGCCCTGCTGTGTACTCGAGTCCCGCTTTGATTTCTCATATTTAA
- the LOC126774575 gene encoding pupal cuticle protein C1B-like has protein sequence MFKLVVLSCVLAATSASGLFGGYVAPIAPLAYAAPFWQPQNYRGPISLAPGQPANIIAADGRPLDTLDVNLDRSAHYTAKALNNGFHVLKKRSAAIIAPFAAPLVSPFAYSAPLLQPYNYRGPLSLAPGQPANILAADGRPLDTLDVNLDRSAHFTAKALNGGIHLLKKRSVAFAPISTVAVARTPLIAHTYGYSAPITTAHFGHPFAYAAAPIAHVL, from the coding sequence ATGTTTAAGCTGGTGGTGTTGTCTTGCGTCTTGGCGGCGACGTCCGCATCGGGCCTTTTCGGAGGATATGTGGCGCCCATAGCGCCTCTGGCCTACGCTGCACCTTTTTGGCAACCTCAAAATTACCGTGGACCTATTTCTCTTGCTCCCGGTCAACCCGCTAACATTATTGCAGCTGACGGCAGACCTCTTGACACCCTGGACGTAAACTTGGACCGCTCTGCTCACTACACCGCTAAGGCTCTCAACAATGGATTCCACGTATTGAAGAAGCGCTCTGCAGCTATTATCGCACCTTTTGCTGCCCCTCTCGTGTCTCCTTTTGCATACTCTGCACCTCTTCTCCAACCTTACAACTATCGTGGACCACTGTCCCTTGCTCCAGGGCAGCCTGCTAACATCTTAGCTGCTGACGGCAGGCCTCTTGATACTTTGGATGTTAACCTGGACCGCTCTGCACATTTCACTGCCAAGGCCCTCAACGGTGGCATACATCTACTCAAGAAACGCTCTGTTGCATTCGCTCCCATAAGTACGGTCGCCGTTGCCAGAACGCCACTGATCGCCCACACTTACGGATACTCGGCACCCATAACTACTGCACATTTTGGCCATCCCTTCGCCTATGCTGCCGCACCCATCGCTCACGTGCTATAA